The following are encoded in a window of Massilia sp. R2A-15 genomic DNA:
- a CDS encoding Ig-like domain-containing protein, with amino-acid sequence MFAYLNNLSWHKVRALAAGSLAATVLAACGGGGGSPGTVPGQTGGGSSTGTAPASITLIASAATISASGADGTEVTLTAIVKDANNNALPGATVSFKADSGTISNTNRVSDATGSVTEKLSVKGDPSPRDITITASAGSITSAARVVKVVSAAATAPKLVLTAASGSLPSSGAAGTAVEIRALVLDSNNVVMPGTTVSFATDSGSLSASQKKTDTSGVAIVSLDTGADPTTRTITVTGTAAGAAATTVTVNVVGTKLAINAPGTANVGAVSDVTVLLVDSAGTPLSNRMVTFSAALNTVVSKSGATSQAATDGAGKLTLTYTAAKAGSDTITVRALGETATAAVMVVASNFTVSAVDANGAALSTASTNVCVPVAVTNFVAGVPQGGTVSVSSSRGTVYSDAACASPLNTAVPLTSGSARVYLSANSPGVATLTANSSATGSSVQRALEFVAPLTATSVISLQATPAVIGANAAGSSTEQSTLRAVVLDSANQGNPVKNAKVVFSIVSDASGGTLTQPSEVMTGSDGSATVSYTAGTTATAADGVLIRATIQSPVTAASATATLTVAKKSLFISAGTGNTVITPTSSTYQVDYVVFVTDAAGNAVPNVTITASVSPRTYGKGIMVLSGPSGPWVPQPSTPAPCNNEDVNRDGVLAASEDANHNGRLDPVIPMNITSSGKTDASGTATVSLLYPRDRAYWMDVDFIIRGQVAGSEGSYLGYTVLRGSAADFGNPNTAPPGAVSPYGRSSTCGDAN; translated from the coding sequence ATGTTTGCATACCTGAACAATCTTTCATGGCATAAAGTCCGAGCCCTGGCGGCCGGCAGCCTGGCCGCGACCGTTCTCGCGGCATGCGGCGGCGGCGGCGGCAGCCCGGGCACGGTGCCCGGCCAGACCGGCGGCGGCAGCAGCACCGGCACCGCGCCGGCGTCGATCACCCTGATCGCCAGCGCGGCGACGATTTCCGCCTCCGGCGCCGACGGCACCGAAGTGACGCTGACGGCGATCGTCAAGGATGCCAACAACAATGCGCTGCCGGGCGCGACGGTGTCGTTCAAGGCCGATTCCGGCACCATCAGCAACACCAACCGCGTCAGCGACGCCACCGGCTCGGTGACCGAAAAGCTCAGCGTCAAGGGCGACCCGAGCCCGCGCGATATCACCATTACCGCGTCGGCCGGCAGCATCACTTCGGCTGCCAGGGTCGTGAAGGTCGTCAGCGCCGCGGCGACCGCGCCGAAGCTGGTGCTGACCGCCGCCAGCGGCAGCCTGCCGTCGTCCGGCGCGGCCGGCACCGCGGTCGAAATCCGCGCGCTGGTGCTCGATTCGAACAACGTCGTCATGCCCGGCACCACCGTCTCGTTCGCCACCGATTCGGGCTCGCTGTCGGCCTCGCAGAAGAAAACCGACACGTCCGGCGTGGCCATCGTCAGCCTCGACACCGGCGCCGATCCGACCACCCGCACCATCACCGTGACCGGCACCGCGGCCGGCGCTGCTGCAACCACCGTGACCGTCAATGTGGTCGGCACCAAGCTTGCGATCAATGCGCCCGGCACCGCCAACGTTGGCGCCGTCAGCGATGTCACCGTGTTGCTGGTCGATTCGGCCGGTACTCCGCTGTCGAACCGCATGGTCACGTTCTCGGCCGCGCTGAACACGGTTGTCAGCAAGTCGGGCGCGACCAGCCAGGCCGCGACCGACGGCGCGGGCAAGCTGACCCTGACCTACACGGCGGCCAAAGCCGGTAGCGACACCATCACCGTGCGCGCCCTCGGCGAAACCGCGACGGCGGCGGTCATGGTGGTCGCATCCAACTTCACGGTCAGCGCGGTCGACGCCAATGGCGCGGCCCTGTCGACGGCCAGCACGAACGTTTGCGTGCCGGTTGCGGTCACTAATTTCGTGGCCGGCGTACCGCAAGGCGGCACGGTTTCCGTGAGTTCTTCCCGCGGCACCGTGTACAGCGACGCCGCCTGCGCATCGCCGCTGAACACGGCGGTGCCGCTGACATCGGGATCGGCTCGTGTATACCTTTCGGCCAACAGCCCAGGCGTGGCCACGCTGACCGCCAATTCCAGCGCCACCGGCTCGAGCGTGCAGCGCGCCCTCGAATTCGTGGCGCCGCTGACCGCAACGTCCGTAATCAGCCTCCAGGCCACTCCCGCGGTAATCGGCGCGAACGCCGCCGGCAGCTCGACCGAGCAGTCAACCCTGCGCGCCGTCGTTCTCGACAGCGCAAACCAGGGCAACCCGGTCAAGAACGCCAAGGTGGTTTTCTCCATCGTCAGCGATGCCAGCGGCGGCACGCTAACCCAGCCTTCCGAAGTAATGACGGGCAGCGACGGTTCAGCGACCGTCAGCTACACTGCCGGCACCACCGCCACCGCCGCCGATGGCGTCCTGATCCGCGCAACGATCCAGAGTCCGGTGACCGCCGCCAGCGCCACCGCGACGCTGACGGTGGCGAAGAAGTCGCTGTTCATCAGCGCCGGCACCGGCAACACGGTGATCACGCCGACATCGTCGACCTACCAGGTCGACTACGTGGTGTTCGTCACGGACGCGGCCGGCAATGCCGTTCCCAACGTGACGATCACCGCCTCGGTGTCGCCACGGACCTATGGCAAGGGGATCATGGTGTTGTCTGGCCCGAGCGGCCCATGGGTGCCGCAGCCATCGACGCCGGCCCCCTGCAACAACGAAGACGTCAACCGCGACGGCGTGCTTGCAGCGAGTGAGGACGCCAACCACAACGGCCGGCTCGACCCAGTGATTCCAATGAACATCACTTCGAGCGGCAAGACCGACGCCAGCGGAACCGCGACAGTTTCCTTGCTCTACCCGCGCGATCGCGCCTACTGGATGGACGTCGATTTCATCATCCGCGGCCAGGTGGCCGGCTCGGAAGGAAGCTACCTAGGCTATACTGTGCTTCGCGGATCTGCCGCCGACTTCGGCAACCCGAACACGGCCCCGCCAGGTGCGGTCAGCCCTTATGGACGGTCGTCGACTTGCGGAGACGCCAACTAA
- the aroKB gene encoding bifunctional shikimate kinase/3-dehydroquinate synthase AroKB translates to MGAGKTTIGRILARKLGMRFVDSDHEIEARTGASIPWIFEIEGEESFRRRESEVIRELCAEGGIVLATGGGAVLSAENRALLKSCGTVVYLRANVNSIMVRTAHDKNRPLLQTADPRRKLEELTAQREPLYREIAELVIDTGRPNVQSMVQTILDQLEALEATRRARCTPATSSMTQHSTISLTVDLGERSYPIAIGPGLLSDPAPLAQHIKGRQVAIVTNTTVGPLYLERVAAPLRAAGREVIEIVLPDGEQYKTMETLMQVFDALLANKCDRKTTLVALGGGVIGDLTGFAAASYMRGVPFVQVPTTLLAQVDSSVGGKTGINHPLGKNMIGAFYQPRAVLADTATLATLPARELAAGLAEVIKHGAIIDAAFFDWIEQNIGKLVARDQAALAHAIARSCEIKADVVRQDEREGGLRAILNFGHTFGHAIENGLGYGVWLHGEAVGCGMVMAADLSRRMGYIDDAAVRRVRALVAAAGLPTVAPDLGAERWLELMEVDKKNEGGDIKFILLKPLGSPSIGGAPRALLLETLAACVVAP, encoded by the coding sequence ATGGGGGCGGGCAAGACGACAATTGGCCGCATCCTCGCCAGGAAACTGGGCATGCGCTTCGTCGATTCGGACCATGAGATCGAGGCGCGCACCGGCGCCTCGATTCCGTGGATCTTCGAAATAGAAGGCGAGGAAAGCTTCCGGCGCCGCGAATCGGAAGTGATCCGCGAGTTGTGTGCCGAAGGCGGCATCGTCCTGGCCACCGGCGGCGGCGCCGTGCTCAGCGCCGAGAACCGCGCCCTGCTCAAATCGTGCGGCACCGTGGTCTACCTGCGCGCCAACGTCAACAGCATCATGGTGCGCACCGCGCACGACAAGAACCGGCCCTTGCTGCAGACGGCCGATCCGCGCCGCAAGCTCGAGGAACTGACGGCGCAGCGCGAGCCGCTGTACCGCGAAATCGCCGAGCTGGTCATCGATACCGGCCGGCCTAACGTACAATCGATGGTCCAGACCATACTCGACCAGCTCGAGGCGCTCGAGGCCACGCGCCGCGCGCGCTGCACGCCGGCCACTTCATCGATGACCCAGCACTCCACCATTTCCCTCACTGTCGACCTTGGCGAGCGCAGCTACCCGATTGCGATCGGCCCCGGCCTGCTGTCCGACCCGGCGCCGCTGGCGCAGCACATCAAGGGCCGCCAGGTTGCCATCGTCACTAACACCACCGTCGGGCCGCTGTACCTGGAACGGGTCGCGGCGCCGTTGCGCGCTGCCGGACGCGAAGTGATCGAGATCGTGCTGCCGGACGGCGAGCAGTACAAGACGATGGAAACGCTGATGCAGGTGTTCGACGCGCTGCTGGCCAACAAATGCGACCGCAAGACCACGCTGGTGGCGCTGGGCGGCGGCGTGATCGGCGACCTGACCGGATTCGCCGCCGCCAGCTACATGCGCGGCGTGCCGTTCGTGCAGGTGCCGACCACCTTGCTGGCGCAGGTCGACTCGTCGGTGGGCGGCAAGACCGGCATCAACCACCCGCTTGGCAAGAACATGATCGGCGCCTTCTATCAGCCGCGCGCGGTGCTGGCCGACACCGCCACGCTGGCCACCTTGCCGGCGCGCGAGCTGGCCGCCGGCCTGGCCGAAGTGATCAAGCACGGCGCGATCATCGATGCCGCCTTCTTCGACTGGATCGAGCAGAACATCGGCAAGCTGGTGGCGCGCGACCAGGCCGCGCTGGCGCACGCGATCGCGCGCTCCTGCGAGATCAAGGCCGACGTGGTGCGCCAGGACGAGCGCGAGGGCGGCCTGCGCGCCATCCTCAACTTCGGCCACACCTTCGGCCACGCGATCGAAAATGGCCTCGGCTACGGCGTCTGGCTGCACGGCGAAGCGGTCGGCTGCGGCATGGTGATGGCGGCCGACCTGTCGCGCCGCATGGGCTACATCGACGACGCCGCGGTGCGGCGCGTGCGCGCGCTGGTGGCCGCGGCGGGGCTGCCGACCGTCGCGCCCGACCTGGGCGCCGAGCGCTGGCTCGAACTGATGGAAGTGGACAAGAAAAACGAAGGCGGCGACATCAAGTTCATCCTGCTCAAGCCGTTGGGCAGCCCGAGCATCGGCGGCGCCCCGCGCGCGCTGCTGCTCGAGACGCTCGCCGCCTGCGTGGTGGCGCCATGA
- a CDS encoding deoxyguanosinetriphosphate triphosphohydrolase, whose product MNFDDRLAPYAAHSAQGRGRAFPEAPPGSRSEFQRDRDRIIHSTAFRRLEYKTQVFLNHEGDLFRTRLTHSIEVAQIGRTLARSLRLNEDLVEAVSLAHDLGHTPFGHVGQDVLNECMRDYGGFEHNLQSLRVVDKLEEHYGDFDGLNLMFETREGILKHCSAANARTLGELGLRFLEKTQPSLEAQLTNLADEIAYNNHDIDDGLRSGLITMAQMEEVDLFARHRRAVEAQYPGLPGRRALYETSRRMITVMTADVVATSAERIADAAPRSIDDVRAGPPLIRFSDQMKADTTALKRFLHANLYRHFQVNRMRVKASRIVTELFDAFMKDPVLLPPDYQDASGEVGRQARKISDYIAGMTDRYAIREHRRIFSIDEL is encoded by the coding sequence ATGAACTTCGACGACCGCCTCGCGCCCTACGCGGCCCATTCCGCGCAAGGGCGCGGGCGCGCCTTCCCGGAAGCGCCGCCCGGCTCGCGTAGCGAATTCCAGCGCGACCGCGACCGCATCATCCACTCGACCGCTTTCCGCCGGCTCGAATACAAGACCCAGGTATTCCTGAACCACGAAGGCGACCTGTTTCGCACGCGGCTGACGCACTCGATCGAAGTGGCGCAGATCGGCCGCACGCTGGCGCGCAGCCTGCGCTTGAACGAAGACCTGGTCGAAGCGGTGTCGCTGGCGCACGACCTCGGGCACACGCCGTTCGGCCACGTCGGCCAGGATGTGCTCAACGAATGCATGCGCGACTACGGCGGCTTCGAGCACAACCTGCAAAGCCTGCGCGTGGTCGACAAGCTCGAAGAGCACTACGGCGACTTCGACGGCCTGAACCTGATGTTCGAAACGCGCGAGGGCATCCTCAAGCACTGCTCGGCGGCCAATGCGCGCACGCTGGGCGAACTCGGGCTGCGCTTCCTGGAAAAGACCCAGCCCAGCCTGGAAGCGCAATTGACCAACCTGGCCGACGAAATCGCCTACAACAACCACGACATCGACGACGGCCTGCGTTCGGGCCTGATCACGATGGCGCAAATGGAAGAGGTCGACCTGTTTGCGCGCCACCGCCGCGCGGTGGAAGCGCAGTATCCGGGCCTGCCGGGCCGGCGCGCGCTGTACGAAACATCGCGCCGCATGATCACGGTGATGACGGCCGATGTGGTGGCGACATCGGCCGAGCGGATCGCCGACGCCGCGCCGCGCAGCATCGACGACGTGCGCGCGGGGCCTCCGCTGATCCGGTTCTCCGACCAGATGAAGGCCGACACGACGGCGCTCAAGCGCTTCCTGCACGCGAACCTGTACCGGCATTTCCAGGTCAACCGGATGCGCGTGAAGGCGAGTCGCATCGTCACCGAGCTGTTCGACGCGTTCATGAAGGATCCGGTGCTGCTGCCGCCCGATTACCAGGATGCGAGTGGGGAAGTGGGGCGCCAGGCGCGCAAAATATCGGATTACATTGCCGGCATGACCGACCGCTACGCGATCCGCGAGCACCGCCGCATTTTCTCGATCGACGAGCTGTGA
- the mutY gene encoding A/G-specific adenine glycosylase, whose product MKRLTEFDELADPTFSAAVIDWQRQHGRHALPWQNTTDAYRIWLSEIMLQQTQVAAVLGYYARFLERFPTVESLAEAPSEDVMALWSGLGYYTRARNLHACAKRVVAEYGGQFPADPALLAELPGIGRSTAAAITAFANGTRAAILDGNVKRVFARVFGIDQYPGIKPVEDALWRRADALLPESGIERYTQGLMDLGATLCTRSSPSCERCPLRERCVAFASGRTAELPVRKPKKTNPEKRAAMLVIVHGSQVLLEQRADSGIWGGLLSLPEADGHLSVDEAAPDVLTAAGRFGEVEEVQALLPLVHVFTHYKLHIYPHRIALAQRAQVDGCMWWNLDAIADAPLPAPVKKLLIELSRPSLFA is encoded by the coding sequence GTGAAGCGCCTGACCGAATTCGACGAGCTGGCCGATCCGACTTTTTCCGCCGCCGTCATCGACTGGCAGCGCCAGCACGGCCGCCACGCGCTGCCGTGGCAGAACACCACGGACGCCTACCGCATCTGGCTGTCCGAAATCATGCTGCAGCAGACCCAGGTCGCCGCGGTCCTCGGCTACTACGCGCGCTTCCTCGAACGCTTTCCGACGGTGGAATCGCTGGCCGAGGCGCCATCGGAAGACGTGATGGCGCTGTGGAGCGGACTTGGCTACTACACCCGGGCGCGCAACCTGCACGCCTGCGCCAAGCGCGTGGTGGCCGAGTATGGCGGACAGTTCCCGGCCGATCCGGCGCTGCTGGCCGAGCTGCCCGGCATCGGCCGCTCCACCGCCGCGGCGATCACCGCGTTCGCGAACGGCACGCGCGCGGCTATCCTCGACGGCAACGTCAAGCGTGTGTTCGCGCGCGTGTTCGGCATCGACCAGTACCCGGGCATCAAGCCAGTGGAAGACGCGCTGTGGCGGCGCGCCGACGCGCTGCTGCCCGAAAGCGGCATCGAGCGCTACACGCAAGGCTTGATGGACCTGGGGGCAACGCTGTGCACGCGCTCAAGTCCTTCGTGCGAGCGTTGTCCGCTGCGCGAACGCTGCGTCGCCTTTGCGAGCGGCCGCACGGCGGAACTGCCGGTGCGCAAACCGAAAAAGACCAATCCGGAGAAGCGCGCGGCGATGCTGGTGATTGTCCACGGCAGCCAGGTACTGCTAGAGCAGCGCGCCGACAGCGGCATCTGGGGCGGCCTGCTGTCGCTGCCGGAAGCGGATGGTCATCTGTCCGTGGATGAAGCGGCGCCGGACGTGCTGACGGCCGCGGGCAGGTTCGGCGAAGTGGAAGAGGTGCAGGCGCTGCTGCCGCTGGTGCACGTGTTCACGCATTACAAGCTGCATATTTATCCGCACCGGATCGCGCTGGCGCAGCGCGCGCAGGTCGATGGCTGCATGTGGTGGAATCTGGATGCGATCGCTGACGCTCCCCTGCCCGCGCCGGTCAAGAAGCTGCTGATCGAGCTTTCGCGCCCCAGCCTCTTCGCCTGA
- a CDS encoding dynamin family protein: MVHDFQHYSEWREGVAGALASYQMWVNAAELTDAATEQRIARALGRLADDKLSIAFVAEFSRGKSELINAIFFADYGQRILPSAAGRTTMCPTELMYDPAWPPSLRLLPIETRAGHQSTSDYRDDASAWTVFPLALDAGDAMHETFKQVGMTKRVPVEEAQRYGLFDDTDPDVAGTVDADGMVDIPLWRHAIINFPHPLLKQGLVILDTPGLNAIGTEPELTLNLIPNAHAVLFILAAETGVTKSDIEVWRNHIGPGAGRIVVLNKIDAMWDELKTEAENDAEIERQQASVAQLLALEPRQVYPVSAQKALVGKINEDMALLEKSRLGQLEAALFNELIPAKKDIIRKQLSDDMAQLVGAQHAMLNARIRDIVEQLHELKSLRGKNQSVVAHMMRRIDVEKKEFDASLMTLAGTRSVFARLSTELYSSLGMDTVQAEIETVREGMQASRFATRMRGPVKVFFDQVRGHLAESDVKIAEIGAMMESMYRKFTTEHGLSLSLPMLFSLEKYLLEIDTIEAVYQKQFGTTTLLMTSRGALMERFFDSIASRVRRNFRAANADVEAWLKVIMAPLEAEIRKHKEQLKHRVTSIQRIHEATDSLEQKIEALEATQGDLERVKAQLQQLAGGVTQALQSERVALEAAA, translated from the coding sequence ATGGTGCACGATTTTCAACATTACAGCGAATGGCGCGAGGGCGTGGCGGGCGCGTTGGCGAGCTACCAGATGTGGGTCAACGCGGCCGAGCTGACCGACGCCGCCACCGAGCAGCGCATCGCGCGCGCGCTTGGGCGGCTGGCCGACGACAAGCTCTCGATCGCCTTCGTCGCTGAATTCTCGCGCGGGAAATCGGAGCTGATCAACGCGATCTTCTTCGCCGACTACGGTCAGCGCATCCTGCCCTCGGCCGCCGGCCGCACCACCATGTGCCCGACCGAGTTGATGTACGACCCGGCGTGGCCGCCGTCGCTGCGCCTGCTGCCGATCGAAACGCGCGCCGGCCACCAGTCCACCAGCGACTACCGCGACGACGCCTCGGCGTGGACCGTGTTCCCGCTCGCGCTCGACGCCGGCGACGCCATGCACGAGACCTTCAAGCAGGTCGGCATGACGAAGCGCGTTCCGGTCGAGGAAGCGCAGCGCTACGGCCTGTTCGACGATACCGACCCGGATGTCGCGGGCACGGTGGACGCCGACGGCATGGTCGACATTCCGCTGTGGCGCCACGCGATCATCAACTTCCCTCACCCGCTGCTGAAACAGGGCCTGGTGATCCTCGACACCCCGGGCCTGAACGCAATCGGCACCGAACCCGAACTGACGCTGAACCTGATCCCGAACGCGCACGCGGTGCTGTTCATCCTGGCCGCCGAAACCGGCGTGACCAAGAGCGACATCGAAGTGTGGCGCAACCACATCGGCCCAGGCGCCGGGCGCATCGTAGTGCTGAACAAGATCGACGCGATGTGGGACGAGCTCAAGACCGAGGCGGAGAATGACGCCGAGATCGAGCGCCAGCAGGCCAGCGTGGCGCAGCTGCTCGCGCTCGAGCCGCGCCAGGTGTATCCGGTGTCGGCGCAGAAGGCGCTGGTCGGCAAGATCAACGAAGACATGGCGCTGCTGGAGAAGAGCCGTCTCGGGCAGTTGGAGGCGGCGCTGTTCAACGAGCTCATTCCGGCCAAGAAGGACATCATCCGCAAGCAGCTGTCGGACGACATGGCGCAGCTGGTGGGCGCGCAGCACGCGATGCTCAACGCGCGCATCCGCGACATCGTCGAGCAGCTGCATGAACTGAAAAGCCTGCGCGGCAAGAACCAGAGCGTGGTGGCGCACATGATGCGCCGCATCGACGTCGAGAAGAAGGAATTCGACGCCAGCCTGATGACGCTGGCCGGCACCCGTTCGGTATTCGCGCGCCTGTCCACCGAGCTGTATTCGTCGCTGGGCATGGACACCGTGCAGGCGGAGATCGAGACCGTGCGCGAAGGGATGCAGGCGAGCCGCTTCGCCACGCGCATGCGCGGCCCGGTCAAGGTGTTCTTCGACCAGGTGCGCGGCCATCTCGCCGAGTCCGACGTCAAGATCGCCGAGATCGGCGCGATGATGGAATCGATGTACCGCAAGTTCACCACCGAGCACGGGCTGTCGCTGTCGCTGCCGATGCTGTTCTCGCTCGAAAAATACCTGCTCGAGATCGACACGATCGAGGCGGTCTACCAGAAGCAGTTCGGCACCACGACGCTGCTGATGACCAGCCGCGGCGCGCTGATGGAACGCTTCTTCGATTCGATCGCCTCGCGCGTGCGGCGCAACTTCAGGGCGGCGAACGCCGATGTCGAAGCGTGGCTGAAGGTGATCATGGCTCCGCTCGAAGCGGAGATCCGCAAGCACAAGGAGCAGCTCAAGCACCGCGTCACCTCGATCCAGCGCATCCACGAAGCGACCGACAGCCTGGAACAGAAGATCGAGGCGCTCGAGGCCACCCAGGGCGACCTGGAACGGGTCAAGGCGCAGCTGCAGCAGCTGGCCGGCGGCGTGACGCAGGCGCTGCAATCGGAACGCGTAGCGCTGGAAGCGGCGGCGTGA
- the mutM gene encoding bifunctional DNA-formamidopyrimidine glycosylase/DNA-(apurinic or apyrimidinic site) lyase, whose amino-acid sequence MPELPEVEVTRRGVAPHLEGRVVESVLLRREGLRWPFPPDLPKLLAGRRILSTGRRGKYLLLHFEHGTLIIHLGMSGHLRVLPPDTELKKHDHFDLVVNGPEGKRVLRLHDPRRFGAVLWHPHDDGELDQHLLLRGLGVEPLEPGFDGATLFRASRGRSAPVKQFLLAGDVVVGVGNIYACESLFRAGIHPKTRAGRISRGRYDKLAIAIREILAEAIVQGGSTLRDFIAVNGQSGYFQQTYFVYDRAGVPCRNCGSPIRQIKQGQRSTFYCVNCQK is encoded by the coding sequence ATGCCGGAATTGCCTGAAGTCGAAGTCACCCGGCGCGGCGTCGCGCCCCACCTGGAAGGGCGCGTGGTCGAGTCCGTGCTGCTGCGCCGCGAAGGCCTGCGCTGGCCGTTCCCGCCGGACTTACCAAAGCTGCTGGCCGGGCGCCGCATCCTGTCGACCGGGCGGCGCGGCAAGTACCTGCTGCTGCACTTCGAGCACGGCACCCTGATCATCCACCTGGGCATGTCCGGCCACCTGCGCGTGCTGCCGCCTGACACCGAACTGAAAAAGCACGACCATTTCGACCTGGTGGTCAACGGCCCCGAGGGCAAGCGCGTGCTGCGGCTGCACGATCCGCGCCGCTTCGGCGCCGTGCTGTGGCATCCGCATGACGACGGCGAACTGGACCAGCACCTGCTGCTGCGCGGGCTCGGCGTCGAGCCGCTCGAGCCGGGCTTCGACGGCGCCACACTGTTTCGCGCCAGCCGCGGCCGCAGCGCGCCGGTCAAGCAGTTCCTGCTGGCGGGCGACGTGGTGGTCGGCGTGGGCAACATCTACGCCTGCGAGAGCCTGTTTCGCGCCGGGATCCATCCGAAAACCAGAGCCGGCCGCATCTCGCGTGGCCGCTACGACAAGCTCGCCATTGCCATTCGGGAAATCCTGGCCGAAGCCATCGTCCAGGGCGGCAGCACGCTGCGCGACTTTATTGCGGTGAATGGACAATCCGGCTATTTCCAACAGACATATTTCGTCTATGATCGTGCAGGAGTGCCGTGCCGCAACTGTGGTTCCCCTATACGCCAGATCAAGCAGGGTCAGCGGTCCACGTTTTATTGCGTAAATTGCCAGAAATAA
- a CDS encoding tetratricopeptide repeat protein has translation MKNAFAIVTLAGLLTACAAPLRQAAPEPAAPAPAPAAASATAPEPEPVAAVAEPEEAPAPAQRLPNVALSKELLYKLMKAELEFRKGNWQPAYLSMMVAAQQTRDPRLAQRATEMAMSARQGEPTLAAIRLWRELAPESEEASQYHLAFIVMSDNIAEAEPILAERLKTAAAGERGLAMFQAQQLLARAKDKAGAAAMLERLVAPYAATLEAHVVLAQAAYGRGDKEGAAREAAAALAIKPDSEIAVLMLAQVSGDEAAAEKVLAQFLAAHPGAREVRSAHARTLVSGKQYGPARDEFLALLKGQPDNLGTLYALGVMSLQLNDNKGAEDYFTRFAQALAAKPDSEADGSKVFVILAQLAEERGDTKAALQWLDKVEQGEGGAWFNAQLKRAALVAKQGDVPGARKLVAGLAPTQPAEQAQLVLADGQILRDAGQVEAAYAVMRAGVEKYPTNPDLLYDFALLAEKTGRLDVMEASLRKVMREVPDNHHAYNALGYSLAERNVRLQEAYELIDKALKLAPGDPFIMDSMGWVQYRLGNLSAAEAQLRQAYALRSDPEIAVHLGEVLWQKGDKADAQKLWREARSKDPQNDTLKNTLARLRLSL, from the coding sequence TTGAAAAACGCTTTCGCCATTGTAACCCTCGCAGGGCTGCTGACCGCGTGCGCGGCGCCGTTGCGCCAGGCTGCGCCGGAGCCGGCCGCGCCCGCGCCCGCGCCGGCTGCCGCGTCGGCTACCGCGCCGGAGCCAGAGCCGGTTGCCGCCGTTGCGGAGCCGGAAGAGGCGCCCGCGCCGGCACAGCGCCTGCCGAACGTCGCCCTGAGCAAGGAGCTGCTGTACAAGCTGATGAAGGCCGAGCTCGAATTTCGCAAGGGGAACTGGCAGCCGGCGTACCTGAGCATGATGGTGGCGGCGCAGCAGACGCGCGACCCGCGCCTGGCCCAGCGCGCCACCGAGATGGCGATGTCGGCGCGGCAGGGCGAACCGACGCTGGCGGCGATCCGCCTGTGGCGCGAACTGGCGCCGGAGTCGGAAGAGGCGTCCCAGTACCACCTCGCGTTTATCGTCATGTCCGACAACATCGCCGAGGCCGAGCCCATCCTGGCCGAACGGCTGAAGACGGCGGCCGCGGGTGAGCGCGGCCTGGCCATGTTCCAGGCCCAGCAATTGCTGGCGCGCGCCAAGGACAAGGCCGGCGCCGCGGCCATGCTCGAGCGCCTGGTCGCGCCGTACGCGGCCACGCTGGAAGCGCACGTGGTGCTGGCCCAGGCCGCCTACGGACGCGGCGACAAGGAGGGCGCGGCCCGGGAGGCGGCCGCCGCGCTGGCGATCAAGCCCGACTCGGAAATCGCCGTGCTGATGCTCGCCCAGGTCAGCGGCGACGAAGCGGCCGCCGAAAAGGTGCTGGCGCAATTCCTGGCGGCCCACCCGGGGGCGCGCGAGGTGCGCTCGGCGCACGCGCGCACGCTGGTCAGCGGCAAGCAGTACGGCCCCGCGCGCGACGAATTCCTCGCGCTGCTCAAGGGCCAGCCGGACAACCTCGGCACGCTGTACGCGCTGGGCGTCATGTCGCTCCAGCTCAACGACAACAAGGGCGCGGAGGACTACTTCACCCGCTTCGCCCAAGCGCTCGCGGCCAAGCCGGACAGCGAAGCGGACGGCTCGAAAGTGTTCGTCATCCTGGCGCAGCTGGCCGAAGAGCGCGGCGACACGAAGGCGGCGCTGCAGTGGCTCGACAAGGTGGAGCAGGGCGAGGGCGGCGCCTGGTTCAACGCGCAGCTCAAGCGCGCCGCGCTGGTGGCAAAGCAGGGCGACGTGCCTGGCGCGCGCAAACTGGTCGCCGGCCTGGCGCCTACCCAGCCGGCCGAGCAGGCGCAGCTGGTACTGGCCGACGGCCAGATCCTGCGCGACGCCGGCCAGGTCGAAGCGGCCTACGCGGTGATGCGGGCGGGCGTGGAGAAGTACCCGACGAACCCCGACCTGCTCTACGACTTTGCCTTGCTCGCCGAGAAAACCGGCCGTCTCGACGTGATGGAAGCGAGCCTGCGCAAGGTGATGCGTGAAGTGCCCGACAACCACCACGCCTACAACGCCCTGGGCTACTCGCTGGCCGAGCGCAACGTGCGCCTGCAGGAAGCGTACGAACTGATCGACAAGGCGCTCAAGCTGGCGCCGGGCGACCCGTTCATCATGGACAGCATGGGCTGGGTGCAGTACCGCCTCGGCAACCTGTCCGCGGCCGAAGCGCAGCTGCGCCAGGCCTACGCGCTGCGCAGCGATCCCGAGATCGCCGTGCACCTGGGCGAGGTGCTGTGGCAGAAGGGCGACAAGGCCGATGCGCAAAAACTGTGGCGCGAAGCGCGCTCCAAGGATCCGCAGAACGACACCCTCAAAAACACGCTCGCGCGCTTGCGCCTGAGCCTTTGA